The genome window AGAGTGCGGCTGGACTACGGAGACTCCGGGGTCGAGGCCGAGTTTCCCGACGACCGCACGACGGTCATCGAGCCGGACTACCCTCCCGGTGTCGTCGATCCCTCCCGAGCGCTACGCACCGCAATCGAACGTCCCATCGGCTCGTCCCCGCTTTCGGAGATCGTCCGCCCGGGGCAGAAAGTCGCCATCTCCGTTTGTGACGGTACCAGGCCGCAGCCCCGCGCACTGATGCTTCGGGCGCTCTTCGAAGCAATGCCGGAGGTGCGGCCGGCCGATATCGTGATTCTGGTAGCCACAGGTACGCATCGTGCGAACAGCGATGCCGAGCTCCGCTCGATGCTCGGACGGGAAGTCGTCGACCATTATCGGGTCGTGAATCACGATGCCCGCGACCCACGGGCCCTGGTGCACTTAGGGGAGACGTCGAGCGGCGTCCCCATCTGGCTCAATCGCGATTGGGTCGAAGCCGACGTCCGCATCACCACGGGGTTCGTGGAGCCCCATTTCTTCGCCGGCTTCAGCGGTGGGCCCAAGATGGTCGCGCCCGGACTCGCGGGGCTTTCGACGACGATGGTGCTTCACGACGCGCGACATATCGCGCATCCGCGCGCGAAATGGGGAATTACCGAAGGCAATCCCATCCACGACGACATCCGTCTCATCGCCCGGAGGACTGGGGTTCAATTCGCGCTCGATGTCACTCTGAACGGAGAGAAACAGATCACCGCCGCTTTCGCGGGAGAGCTCTTCGCCGAGCACGAAAGAGCCTGCCAACGGTCCCGGACGGAAGCCATGAGGGCGGTGAAGGCTCCCTTCGACGTCGTGGTGACGACGAACTCGGGCTTTCCTCTCGATCAAAATCTGTATCAAACCGTCAAGGGCATCTCCGCCGCCGCTCAGGTGGTGAAAGACGGTGGGGTGATACTCTGCGCGTCGGAGTGCCGCGACGGGCTTCCCGATCACGGCACCTACGCCGAGCTCCTGCGGCGTCGGGCCTCTCCCGACGAGCTGTTGCAGATGGTCTCCGAGCCGGGTTTCTCCGTGGCGGACCAATGGCAGGTGCAAGTACA of Vicinamibacteria bacterium contains these proteins:
- the larA gene encoding nickel-dependent lactate racemase yields the protein MRVRLDYGDSGVEAEFPDDRTTVIEPDYPPGVVDPSRALRTAIERPIGSSPLSEIVRPGQKVAISVCDGTRPQPRALMLRALFEAMPEVRPADIVILVATGTHRANSDAELRSMLGREVVDHYRVVNHDARDPRALVHLGETSSGVPIWLNRDWVEADVRITTGFVEPHFFAGFSGGPKMVAPGLAGLSTTMVLHDARHIAHPRAKWGITEGNPIHDDIRLIARRTGVQFALDVTLNGEKQITAAFAGELFAEHERACQRSRTEAMRAVKAPFDVVVTTNSGFPLDQNLYQTVKGISAAAQVVKDGGVILCASECRDGLPDHGTYAELLRRRASPDELLQMVSEPGFSVADQWQVQVQSQIQKRARVMVKTSFLAPSEIRAAHFEPFDDVAEEARRALDEAGESATLCVLPRGPQTIPYVAADDVARVV